The genomic window TCATATCCTCATATGGAGTCCCTTGATTAGTTGTCTCACTAGATTGGATGAGACTTCGATGGAACACATCCAAACAGTGCAACCCGCCATTGTCACCCAATTCATCGGATTTTTCCTGCGAGTCTAACGATCTTTCTGATTTGGTCAGCACCTCGCTAGTTGGCATTAGTGTTTTGAAGAACCGAACAGCTACTTCTGCCACTATACCCGTTTGGTTCGGTGTACCGGTTTGTAGCCCTAATAACCGGTCGAGAACGAACAGAGGAAGTTGGTTTTCCAACATTATCATGTCACGTTGAATCGAATGCATCAATCCTCGCTTAGCGAAAACCGGGTCGTTACGTGCATATCTATTCAGCACACAACAGAGTCAACAGTTTAagcaatagaaaaaaatcactaGATAAAATTTAGCCAGGCTTACCCAATTTTCTGGAATCCTTGAATTGTTCCCTTGAAGAGCTCGAGAACGAAACAACCATCAAGAACAAGCATTTCTGTGAACTCATTACTATTCTTCATGTCAATGGGACCTTGGTAGCAAGCACGAGCCTCCTCCTCGAGCTCTTTCATGGCGTCAATATACATTTCAATGTTGTGCTTGGTACGTGCCATGATCATATTGACCGCTCGCCATTTGTGACGCTCCATGGGTCTGAGGTGTACCTTTCCATGGTGGTACGGACCAATAGAGACAGTTTGAGGTAAGTAAGACTTCTTGTCGTTCTCTTGAAGATAGAAAGGAACTCTGTAGATACAGAGCTTGTCCCAGCTATTTGT from Arabidopsis thaliana chromosome 3, partial sequence includes these protein-coding regions:
- a CDS encoding transmembrane protein, putative (DUF247), which produces MVLFSDGRSTSTHKRYRRLSWFVPIHSFHEITRRDLGQNLHNHVETYVEPSKIEVKEEKPRETREEWVISIKDKMEKALSYDATNSWDKLCIYRVPFYLQENDKKSYLPQTVSIGPYHHGKVHLRPMERHKWRAVNMIMARTKHNIEMYIDAMKELEEEARACYQGPIDMKNSNEFTEMLVLDGCFVLELFKGTIQGFQKIGYARNDPVFAKRGLMHSIQRDMIMLENQLPLFVLDRLLGLQTGTPNQTGIVAEVAVRFFKTLMPTSEVLTKSERSLDSQEKSDELGDNGGLHCLDVFHRSLIQSSETTNQGTPYEDMSMVEKQQQLIHCVTELRGAGVNFMRKETGQLWDIEFKNGYLKIPKLLIHDGELTGFFFSTFLLVPHKFLLSIIFKILQFDKEYICYQNTVVSLVSCRYQVSFLKSYCFRAVPYTIKQQHNILHNLHG